A part of Halobaculum sp. MBLA0143 genomic DNA contains:
- a CDS encoding Lrp/AsnC family transcriptional regulator — protein sequence MDTETGVEIDETDREILRLLQADARTPFSEIAREIDMSSATVHERVSRLEEAGVIQGYHADVDPSAVGYGVSALVGLRVEQGHEDESLSRLRDVDGVREIHLTTGEWDVVMRVFAENTDGLRDLMFEEIADTEGFDRSQTMVVLGTDYEAVGVEI from the coding sequence ATGGACACGGAGACGGGAGTCGAGATCGACGAGACGGACCGGGAGATCCTGCGACTGCTCCAGGCGGACGCCCGGACCCCGTTCTCGGAGATCGCCCGCGAGATCGACATGTCGAGCGCGACCGTCCACGAGCGCGTCTCGCGGCTGGAGGAGGCGGGCGTGATCCAGGGCTACCACGCGGACGTGGACCCGAGCGCCGTCGGCTACGGCGTGTCGGCACTCGTCGGGCTCCGGGTGGAGCAGGGCCACGAGGACGAGTCGCTGTCCCGGCTGCGGGACGTCGACGGCGTCCGGGAGATCCACCTCACCACCGGGGAGTGGGACGTGGTGATGCGAGTGTTCGCGGAGAACACCGACGGCCTCCGAGACCTGATGTTCGAGGAGATCGCCGACACGGAGGGGTTCGACCGCTCACAGACGATGGTGGTGCTGGGGACGGACTACGAGGCTGTCGGCGTGGAGATCTGA
- a CDS encoding NAD(+)/NADH kinase: MYVGIVAQRGNDRAASLASSLRERLRAETVRVSVDPATAETLGLSGEPVSAFEAADLVVSVGGDGTFLYAAHGAGGTPVLGVNLGEVGFLNAVAPADAEAAVLAEVSAFRDDGITVREAPRIVASTDSWESRPAVNEIVVGGRRGHGGGVDVTVRVDDSVYTAGHADGVLVATPTGSTAYNLSERGPLVHPGVDALVVNEMAPTDGMPPLAVGADATVTVEVSATDETPVVVSDGGDEHRLNPPTAVTVAVADPPVRIAGPPTDFFRALDKLT, translated from the coding sequence ATGTACGTCGGGATCGTCGCACAGCGGGGCAACGACCGGGCGGCGTCGCTGGCGTCGTCGCTCCGGGAGCGTCTGCGCGCGGAGACGGTTCGAGTGTCGGTCGATCCAGCGACGGCCGAGACCCTGGGACTGTCCGGCGAGCCCGTCTCGGCGTTCGAGGCGGCGGATCTGGTCGTCTCCGTCGGCGGCGACGGCACGTTCCTGTACGCCGCCCACGGCGCCGGCGGGACGCCGGTGTTGGGGGTGAACCTCGGCGAGGTGGGCTTCCTCAACGCCGTCGCGCCCGCCGACGCGGAGGCGGCCGTGCTCGCGGAGGTGTCGGCGTTCCGCGACGACGGGATCACCGTGCGAGAGGCGCCACGGATCGTCGCCTCGACGGACAGCTGGGAGAGCCGGCCGGCGGTCAACGAGATCGTCGTCGGCGGCCGTCGGGGCCACGGCGGCGGCGTGGACGTGACCGTCAGGGTGGACGACTCCGTCTACACGGCCGGCCACGCGGACGGCGTGCTCGTGGCGACGCCGACCGGGAGCACGGCGTACAACCTCTCCGAGCGGGGGCCGTTGGTCCACCCGGGCGTGGACGCGTTGGTCGTCAACGAGATGGCGCCGACGGACGGGATGCCGCCGTTGGCGGTCGGCGCAGACGCGACCGTCACGGTGGAGGTGTCGGCGACGGACGAGACACCGGTGGTCGTCTCCGACGGCGGCGACGAACACCGACTGAACCCGCCGACGGCGGTGACGGTGGCGGTGGCGGACCCGCCGGTGCGGATCGCCGGCCCCCCGACGGACTTCTTCCGAGCGTTGGACAAACTGACGTGA
- a CDS encoding DUF5817 domain-containing protein, whose protein sequence is MYAVVGCTDCGGYWLLSDPDDQDSAQCPTCGRTHQIQKLKRFHTSPDRDSAVEARSRLLARKRGDEAAFDRVDDAGELERAVEEGTGVDEREYLDRSGLDADTVSEAGDVSGGSSRSREEILRDAVAEHDDREAAVAEAVADGVPESAATDLLDRLVRRGEATDAGGDLRLL, encoded by the coding sequence ATGTACGCGGTCGTCGGCTGTACGGACTGTGGCGGCTACTGGCTGTTGTCCGACCCGGACGATCAGGACTCCGCACAGTGTCCCACCTGTGGGCGCACCCACCAGATCCAGAAGCTCAAACGGTTCCACACGAGTCCCGACCGCGACTCGGCCGTCGAGGCCCGGTCGCGGCTGCTCGCCCGAAAGCGTGGCGACGAGGCGGCGTTCGACCGGGTCGACGACGCCGGCGAACTGGAGCGGGCCGTCGAGGAGGGCACCGGCGTCGACGAACGAGAGTACCTCGACCGGTCCGGGCTCGACGCCGACACCGTGAGCGAGGCCGGCGACGTGTCCGGCGGCAGTTCTCGCTCGCGCGAGGAGATCCTCCGGGACGCGGTCGCCGAACACGACGATCGGGAGGCCGCCGTCGCGGAGGCCGTCGCCGACGGCGTCCCGGAGTCCGCCGCCACGGACCTGTTAGACCGACTCGTCCGTCGCGGCGAGGCGACCGACGCCGGCGGCGACCTCCGGCTGTTGTAG
- a CDS encoding ornithine cyclodeaminase family protein, with amino-acid sequence MTETLYCSSEELSDLATPADYVAAVREGYRQVGEGAPAEPRTKLTSADPPGMLTSYVAVLPETGGMGGYTYAAGFGERDAWFLTPLFDAETGEPLAILDGAAMNPYKTGAAGAVAVDELARPDADTVAVIGSGPQARGQLATTATVREFDTGRVFSPTPEHRETYAAEMTERTGIDLEAVDSAAAAVADADVVITATTASEPVVDADDLGPGTHVTAMGQYDPDERELDHETIRRATYVPDLRARATSDAGSFLSALEAGVVGEDHVHADLGAVVAGEAAGRTEATELTVFDSGGTGVETVAAATMLYERAVAEGRGTTLEVAPASEALTGR; translated from the coding sequence GTGACAGAGACACTGTACTGTTCGAGCGAGGAGCTGTCGGACCTGGCGACGCCGGCCGACTACGTCGCTGCCGTCCGGGAGGGGTACAGACAGGTCGGCGAGGGTGCGCCGGCGGAGCCGCGGACGAAGCTCACCTCGGCGGATCCGCCGGGGATGTTGACGAGCTACGTCGCCGTGCTGCCGGAGACGGGCGGGATGGGTGGGTACACCTACGCCGCCGGCTTCGGCGAGCGCGACGCCTGGTTCCTGACGCCGTTGTTCGACGCCGAGACGGGCGAGCCGTTGGCGATCCTGGACGGCGCGGCGATGAACCCGTACAAGACCGGGGCGGCCGGCGCGGTCGCGGTCGACGAGCTCGCTCGCCCGGACGCCGACACGGTCGCGGTGATCGGCTCCGGCCCGCAGGCCCGCGGGCAGCTGGCGACGACCGCGACCGTCCGCGAGTTCGACACGGGACGGGTGTTCTCACCCACCCCGGAACACCGAGAGACGTACGCCGCGGAGATGACGGAGCGGACCGGGATCGACCTGGAGGCGGTCGACTCGGCTGCGGCCGCGGTCGCGGACGCGGACGTGGTGATCACGGCGACGACGGCCTCGGAACCGGTGGTCGACGCCGACGACCTGGGCCCGGGTACGCACGTCACCGCGATGGGGCAGTACGACCCCGACGAGCGCGAACTCGACCACGAGACGATCCGACGGGCGACGTACGTCCCCGACCTCCGGGCACGGGCGACCAGCGACGCCGGCTCGTTCCTGTCGGCGCTGGAGGCCGGCGTCGTCGGCGAGGACCACGTTCACGCGGACCTGGGAGCGGTCGTCGCCGGCGAGGCGGCCGGCCGGACGGAGGCGACGGAACTGACAGTGTTCGACTCCGGCGGGACGGGAGTCGAGACGGTCGCGGCGGCGACGATGCTGTACGAACGGGCGGTCGCCGAGGGTCGCGGGACGACCCTCGAGGTGGCGCCGGCCAGCGAGGCGCTGACCGGGCGGTGA
- a CDS encoding CBS domain-containing protein — MQVRDLMTEAVVTCPADASLETAAEEMIERRVGSVIVTDDGDPTGILTETDAMHAGAVTDRPFAGIELREVASSPLHTVGPRTTVRSAVDRMQSLDVKKLPVVRQLELVGVLTLTDVVYGYSDIVREAQDAATLERRWETDSDRWRLDGSERHG; from the coding sequence ATGCAGGTCCGTGACCTGATGACCGAGGCGGTGGTCACCTGTCCGGCGGATGCGTCGCTGGAGACGGCAGCCGAGGAGATGATCGAGCGTCGCGTCGGGAGCGTGATCGTCACGGACGACGGCGACCCGACGGGAATCCTCACCGAGACGGACGCGATGCACGCCGGCGCGGTCACGGACCGGCCGTTCGCCGGGATCGAGCTCCGCGAGGTGGCGTCGTCGCCGCTCCACACCGTCGGCCCGCGCACGACCGTCCGGTCGGCCGTCGATCGGATGCAGTCGCTGGACGTGAAGAAGCTACCAGTCGTCCGACAGTTGGAGCTGGTCGGCGTGCTCACGCTGACGGACGTGGTGTACGGCTACAGTGACATCGTCCGGGAGGCACAGGACGCGGCGACGCTCGAGCGACGGTGGGAGACGGACAGCGACCGCTGGCGGCTCGACGGGTCGGAGCGACACGGATAA
- the gatB gene encoding Asp-tRNA(Asn)/Glu-tRNA(Gln) amidotransferase subunit GatB translates to MARAAERGELRPVIGLEVHVQLDTDTKVFCGCSTDGDAEEAPNSRVCPVCLGLPGALPVLNEAAVEAAVKVGKALDADIPAETQFHRKNYYYPDLPKNFQITQYDAPLCSDGELEFSHEGDRRSVRIRRAHLEEDPGSIQHVREGPADLEARTTSVDRADYTLIDYNRAGTPLMEIVTEPDFREPAAVRGFLEKLEEVLEYLGIFDAGSDGSLRVDANLSMVSAADVRDDGTVPPDVLADANRTEVKNISSHRGAETALAYEASRQRDQIDAGREVAQETRHYNETHGNTVSMRAKEEEKDYRYFPEADLPPLRVADWRDRIDIPELPDARRERFREEYGLGAETAAKLTSRKAVADFYEQVAAAFDPDLAATWVADKLLGELNYRDRGIESVADRLDEFERLIELVATDEVTAKNAEETVLRAMLDEGRDPDTIVDREGLGVAGDDEVAAAVRAAVEDNPDAVDDYHAGEDGALNFLVGQVMAETGGSADPGTVNELLREELDG, encoded by the coding sequence ATGGCACGAGCAGCCGAACGGGGGGAGCTCCGCCCCGTGATCGGGTTGGAGGTTCACGTCCAGCTCGACACGGACACGAAGGTCTTCTGTGGGTGTTCCACCGACGGCGACGCCGAGGAGGCGCCGAACTCGCGGGTGTGTCCAGTCTGTCTGGGGCTGCCCGGAGCACTGCCGGTGTTGAACGAGGCGGCCGTGGAGGCCGCGGTGAAGGTGGGGAAGGCGTTGGACGCCGACATCCCCGCAGAGACGCAGTTCCACCGGAAGAACTACTACTACCCCGATCTGCCGAAGAACTTCCAGATCACACAGTACGACGCCCCGTTGTGTTCCGACGGGGAGCTGGAGTTCTCACACGAGGGTGACCGCCGGAGCGTCCGGATTCGCCGCGCGCACCTGGAGGAGGACCCCGGGAGCATCCAACACGTCCGGGAGGGGCCGGCGGACCTGGAGGCCCGGACCACCTCCGTCGACCGCGCGGACTACACGCTGATCGACTACAACCGTGCGGGGACGCCGCTGATGGAGATCGTGACGGAGCCGGACTTCCGGGAGCCGGCGGCGGTACGCGGGTTCCTGGAGAAGCTGGAGGAGGTGTTGGAGTACCTGGGCATCTTCGACGCCGGCAGTGACGGTAGTCTGCGGGTGGACGCCAACCTCTCGATGGTGTCGGCGGCGGACGTGCGCGACGACGGCACCGTCCCACCGGACGTACTGGCGGACGCGAACCGGACCGAGGTGAAGAACATCTCCAGTCACCGCGGCGCGGAGACGGCGCTGGCGTACGAGGCGAGCCGCCAGCGGGACCAGATCGACGCCGGCCGCGAGGTGGCTCAAGAGACCCGCCACTACAACGAGACCCACGGCAACACGGTGTCGATGCGGGCGAAAGAAGAGGAGAAGGACTACCGGTACTTCCCGGAGGCGGACCTCCCGCCGCTGCGGGTGGCCGACTGGCGCGACCGCATCGACATCCCGGAGCTGCCGGACGCCCGTCGCGAGCGGTTCCGCGAGGAGTACGGCCTCGGCGCGGAGACGGCCGCGAAGCTCACCTCCCGGAAGGCCGTCGCGGACTTCTACGAGCAGGTCGCGGCCGCGTTCGACCCGGACCTCGCGGCGACGTGGGTCGCGGACAAGCTCCTGGGGGAGCTCAACTACCGCGACCGCGGGATCGAGTCCGTGGCCGACCGGTTAGACGAGTTCGAGCGGCTGATCGAACTCGTGGCGACCGACGAGGTGACGGCGAAGAACGCCGAGGAGACGGTCCTGCGGGCGATGCTGGACGAGGGCCGGGACCCGGACACGATCGTCGACCGCGAGGGGCTGGGCGTCGCGGGCGACGACGAGGTGGCCGCGGCCGTCCGGGCGGCCGTCGAGGACAACCCGGACGCGGTCGACGACTACCACGCCGGCGAGGACGGCGCGCTCAACTTCCTGGTCGGGCAGGTGATGGCCGAGACCGGCGGCTCCGCCGACCCCGGAACCGTCAACGAACTGCTGCGCGAGGAGCTGGACGGCTGA
- a CDS encoding NAD-binding protein, with protein sequence MASLRSLRPTGTRLAVLATTVVAFLSLATGVANIVTPPRGVGPLAGFVPTAVRSAAGFTGTLTGFALLVTASGMRRGLRAAWFAAVALLPATLAQGLLQTTELSVPLVVGSLVALPAVVAARERFDRTLSPSTRQLAGATTVVAVQVYGTAGAFALREQFSSVDTLLDAFYFTLVTASTVGYGDVTATGQTARLFTMSLVVLGTASFGIALGVLVTPAIEARFSEVLGRMTRAELELLEGHVVVLGYGDLTEPILNELRDLTVEFVVVTPDREKGAQLTERDVQHVVADPSDEETLERVNVDSARAVVAATNDDAQDALAVLTARALNPAARIVAAATDRENVDKLRRAGADTVISPASIGGHLLVQSALGAEGMEDVAEQVLGAENEGTPSETTGSEDSP encoded by the coding sequence ATGGCGTCGCTCCGTTCGTTGCGGCCGACCGGCACTCGGCTGGCCGTGCTGGCGACGACCGTCGTCGCCTTCCTATCACTCGCCACGGGCGTCGCCAACATCGTCACGCCGCCACGGGGAGTCGGCCCACTGGCCGGGTTCGTTCCGACGGCGGTACGGTCGGCGGCGGGGTTCACCGGCACCCTCACCGGGTTCGCGCTGTTGGTCACGGCCTCCGGGATGCGTCGTGGGCTCCGGGCGGCGTGGTTCGCCGCCGTCGCGCTGCTGCCGGCGACGCTGGCGCAGGGGCTGCTCCAGACCACGGAGCTGTCCGTCCCGTTGGTCGTCGGCTCGCTCGTGGCGCTGCCGGCGGTCGTGGCGGCTCGCGAGCGGTTCGACCGGACGCTGTCGCCGTCTACCCGCCAACTCGCAGGCGCGACGACCGTCGTCGCCGTCCAGGTGTACGGCACCGCCGGCGCGTTCGCGCTCCGCGAGCAGTTCTCCAGCGTCGACACGCTGTTGGACGCCTTCTACTTCACGCTCGTCACCGCCAGCACGGTGGGGTACGGGGACGTGACGGCGACCGGCCAGACGGCACGGCTGTTCACGATGTCGTTGGTCGTCCTCGGGACGGCCAGCTTCGGGATCGCCCTGGGTGTGCTGGTCACCCCGGCGATCGAGGCGCGGTTCTCGGAGGTGCTCGGACGCATGACACGCGCAGAACTGGAACTGCTGGAGGGCCACGTGGTGGTCCTCGGCTACGGCGACCTGACGGAACCGATCCTGAACGAACTGCGAGACCTGACCGTGGAGTTCGTCGTCGTCACGCCCGACCGCGAGAAGGGTGCCCAACTGACGGAACGCGACGTGCAACACGTCGTCGCCGACCCCAGCGACGAGGAGACGCTGGAGCGGGTGAACGTCGACAGCGCCCGGGCGGTCGTGGCGGCGACGAACGACGACGCCCAGGACGCGCTGGCGGTGTTGACCGCACGGGCGCTCAACCCTGCGGCCCGGATCGTCGCGGCCGCCACCGACCGCGAGAACGTCGACAAACTCCGCCGGGCCGGCGCCGACACGGTGATCTCGCCGGCCAGTATCGGTGGCCACCTCCTCGTCCAGTCCGCGCTGGGGGCCGAGGGGATGGAGGACGTCGCCGAACAGGTGTTGGGCGCAGAGAACGAAGGAACGCCGTCCGAGACGACCGGCTCTGAGGACAGCCCGTAG
- a CDS encoding DUF1611 domain-containing protein, with the protein MTDPERVAVLAHEKFPDRSKTANGILRYADREVVAVLDRVRAGDRVHDHLPDVQDAPIVADFEAALATAGEIDELLIGIAPIGGGFDDTWRPDVRAAIQAGADVTAGLHYSLNDDPEFADLAADHGVELHDVREPPADVGVAEGRADEVAADVVLTVGTDCSVGKMTTTMELAAAAETAGVDAAVVPTGQTGIVIEGWGTAVDRVVADFTAGAVEEMILEVGDDHDLLLVEGQGSIAHPAYSAVTCGIVHGARPDALVLCHAAGREAVHGYESTPLPPVGEFVDRYESFAAPVHETEVVAGSLATHDIDDDTTAREAVGRFGEQIDAPATDPVRFDATELLEVVA; encoded by the coding sequence ATGACCGACCCCGAGCGGGTGGCGGTGCTGGCCCACGAGAAGTTCCCCGACCGGTCGAAGACGGCGAACGGGATTCTCCGGTACGCCGACCGCGAGGTGGTCGCCGTCTTGGATCGAGTTCGGGCCGGCGACCGGGTCCACGACCACCTGCCGGACGTGCAGGACGCGCCGATCGTCGCGGACTTCGAGGCCGCGCTGGCGACGGCCGGCGAGATCGACGAACTCCTGATCGGGATCGCGCCCATCGGCGGCGGCTTCGATGACACCTGGCGGCCGGACGTACGCGCGGCGATCCAGGCCGGGGCGGACGTGACTGCGGGGCTCCACTACAGTCTGAACGACGACCCGGAGTTCGCCGACCTGGCGGCCGACCACGGGGTCGAACTCCACGACGTGCGCGAGCCGCCGGCGGACGTGGGTGTCGCCGAGGGGCGCGCAGACGAGGTGGCCGCGGACGTAGTGCTGACGGTCGGGACGGACTGCTCGGTCGGCAAGATGACGACGACGATGGAGCTCGCGGCGGCCGCCGAGACCGCCGGCGTCGACGCCGCAGTCGTCCCGACGGGCCAGACCGGGATCGTGATCGAAGGGTGGGGGACGGCCGTCGACCGCGTGGTGGCGGACTTCACTGCCGGGGCGGTCGAAGAGATGATTCTGGAGGTGGGTGACGACCACGACCTCCTGCTGGTCGAGGGGCAGGGGAGTATCGCCCACCCGGCGTACTCCGCGGTGACGTGTGGGATCGTCCACGGCGCTCGGCCGGACGCGCTCGTGCTCTGTCACGCCGCCGGCCGCGAGGCGGTCCACGGCTACGAGTCGACGCCGTTGCCGCCGGTCGGCGAGTTCGTCGACCGCTACGAGTCGTTCGCGGCGCCCGTCCACGAGACCGAGGTCGTCGCCGGCTCGCTCGCCACCCACGACATCGACGACGACACGACAGCCCGCGAGGCGGTGGGTCGGTTCGGCGAGCAGATCGACGCCCCGGCGACGGACCCCGTCCGGTTCGACGCCACCGAACTGTTGGAGGTGGTGGCGTGA
- a CDS encoding dipeptide epimerase, producing MSLRTEFERLELSLERPFEIARGETTAVENVVVRVSDGDHEGVGAAAPSAHYGETADTVAAVLPSLLSVVESVDDPHALGEIERRLRETVERNPAARTAVSIAVHDLVAERLDRPLYRLWGLSPERAPVTSYTVGLADTETMREKAAAAVETGYGVLKVKLGTDRDREIVEAVRTAAPDARIRVDANEAWTPREAVTASDWLAGFDVEFLEQPVPAADREGLQFVYERSAVPVAADESVIDATDVPSVADRCDVVNLKLMKCGGLRAAKRAIHVARAHGLEVMLGCMIETNAAIAAGCQLAPLLDYADLDGSLLLADDPFDGVPLPEGRIDLAAVDRAGTGAVRRE from the coding sequence GTGAGCCTCCGGACGGAGTTCGAACGGCTGGAGCTGTCGCTGGAACGTCCGTTCGAGATCGCCCGCGGGGAGACCACCGCCGTCGAGAACGTCGTCGTCCGGGTGTCGGACGGTGACCACGAGGGGGTCGGCGCCGCCGCCCCGTCGGCACACTACGGCGAGACTGCCGACACCGTGGCCGCGGTGTTGCCGTCGTTGCTGTCGGTCGTGGAGTCCGTCGACGATCCACACGCGCTCGGCGAGATCGAGCGTCGGCTCCGTGAGACGGTCGAACGCAACCCCGCGGCCCGGACGGCGGTGTCGATCGCCGTCCACGACCTCGTCGCCGAGCGGCTGGACCGGCCGCTGTACCGGCTCTGGGGGTTGTCGCCCGAACGGGCACCGGTCACCTCCTACACCGTCGGGCTGGCGGACACGGAGACGATGCGGGAGAAGGCGGCCGCGGCCGTCGAGACGGGCTACGGCGTGCTCAAGGTGAAGCTCGGGACGGACCGCGACCGAGAGATCGTCGAGGCCGTCCGGACGGCGGCCCCCGACGCCCGGATTCGGGTGGACGCCAACGAGGCGTGGACGCCGCGCGAGGCCGTGACGGCGAGCGACTGGCTCGCCGGGTTCGACGTGGAGTTTCTGGAACAGCCCGTGCCCGCTGCCGACCGGGAGGGACTGCAGTTCGTGTACGAGCGGTCGGCCGTCCCGGTGGCCGCAGACGAGTCCGTGATCGACGCGACGGACGTGCCGAGCGTCGCCGACCGGTGTGACGTGGTGAACCTGAAGCTGATGAAGTGTGGTGGGCTGCGGGCCGCGAAGCGGGCAATCCACGTCGCCCGCGCCCACGGGCTGGAGGTGATGCTCGGCTGTATGATCGAGACGAACGCCGCCATCGCCGCCGGCTGTCAGCTCGCTCCCCTCCTGGACTACGCGGACCTGGACGGCTCGCTGCTGTTGGCGGACGACCCGTTCGACGGGGTGCCGCTGCCCGAGGGCCGGATCGACCTCGCGGCGGTCGACCGCGCCGGCACCGGTGCCGTCCGCCGGGAGTGA
- a CDS encoding alpha/beta hydrolase, which produces MTDQNAAVDTGAVSGPHAGQPVRRRGPPLADADAAVVFVHGRGATAGGILGLADDLDVDDGTACLAPAAARREWYPAAFTAPTADNQPHLDSALAFVGATVAAATDAVDTDRTALVGFSQGACLATEWTARNPARYGGLAVLSGGLIGPPGTTFDHEGSLADDDDATPVFLGCSDDDPHIPVERVHETRDALDEMGAAVDERIYSGMGHGVNRDEIDAVAAMLSGL; this is translated from the coding sequence GTGACGGACCAGAACGCGGCCGTCGACACCGGCGCGGTGTCGGGGCCACACGCCGGACAGCCGGTGCGGCGACGCGGGCCGCCGCTCGCGGACGCCGACGCGGCGGTCGTGTTCGTCCACGGCCGCGGCGCGACCGCCGGGGGAATCCTCGGGCTCGCGGACGACCTGGACGTGGACGACGGGACGGCCTGTCTGGCGCCCGCCGCGGCCCGCCGGGAGTGGTACCCGGCGGCGTTCACGGCGCCGACGGCGGACAACCAACCCCACCTCGACTCTGCACTCGCGTTCGTCGGGGCGACCGTCGCGGCTGCGACGGACGCCGTCGACACCGACCGGACCGCGCTCGTGGGTTTCTCGCAGGGAGCCTGTCTGGCCACGGAGTGGACCGCCCGAAACCCCGCCCGCTACGGCGGGCTGGCGGTCCTGTCGGGCGGGCTGATCGGCCCGCCCGGGACGACGTTCGACCACGAGGGGTCGCTCGCGGACGACGACGACGCCACTCCCGTGTTCCTCGGGTGTTCCGACGACGACCCACACATCCCCGTCGAACGGGTCCACGAGACCCGCGACGCACTCGACGAGATGGGCGCGGCCGTGGACGAACGGATCTACTCCGGGATGGGCCACGGGGTGAACCGCGACGAGATCGACGCCGTCGCGGCGATGCTGTCGGGGCTGTGA
- a CDS encoding CoA pyrophosphatase — protein MDYDAVAAHTPERVDTAPRRAAVLAPVFCRDGVAHVVFTRRADHLGEHPGQMSFPGGGEEPSDRDLTVTALREADEEIGLRPEEVTVVGRLDDIETVSEYAVSPFVGRVPDRAFVPDDGEVAEVVPLSVPALTDPDNYESERRHHPRHGAVRLHFFHVDGYTVWGATGRMLVQLLEIATDWRAPAEVDRVVDADADLPS, from the coding sequence ATGGACTACGACGCGGTGGCGGCACACACGCCCGAGCGGGTCGACACCGCACCGCGGCGGGCCGCCGTGTTGGCGCCGGTGTTCTGCCGCGACGGCGTCGCACACGTCGTGTTCACCCGTCGGGCGGACCACCTGGGTGAACACCCCGGGCAGATGAGCTTCCCCGGCGGCGGCGAGGAGCCCTCGGACCGCGACCTGACGGTGACGGCGCTCCGGGAGGCGGACGAGGAGATCGGCCTCCGGCCCGAGGAGGTGACCGTCGTCGGCCGGCTGGACGACATCGAGACCGTCTCCGAGTACGCCGTCAGCCCGTTCGTCGGCCGGGTGCCCGACCGAGCGTTCGTCCCCGACGACGGCGAGGTCGCGGAGGTGGTCCCCCTGTCCGTGCCGGCGCTGACCGACCCCGACAACTACGAGTCCGAGCGTCGTCACCACCCGCGACACGGCGCCGTCAGGCTCCACTTCTTCCACGTCGACGGCTACACCGTCTGGGGGGCGACCGGCCGGATGCTCGTCCAACTGCTGGAGATCGCCACGGACTGGCGGGCGCCGGCGGAGGTGGACCGGGTCGTGGACGCGGACGCCGATCTGCCGAGCTAG